gacgtctttttcgctctcaCTGCGTtgaaataaagcgttttttggtcgTATAAAGTCGATTCCGCGTCGAAGGATGCTTAATCTTCGCCGTCAGACACCGCAACCTTATCCGTTTTATTTTGACACGGGCCAAACcgtatattaatttttaattatttaattcccAGTCGCTAGCCGCTAACCCGGTCGCTGCCGCCCTGGTGTCGGGCGACTCCCTCTCCAACTGGGACGTGTACTTGATCACGGCGCTGCTGGGCGCGCTCGGCGTCGTCGTCTACCTGCGCCGACCCGCGCAGGCCAACTGAACCCTGCCGATGCACGCGAGGGACTAATGTTGACAGTAGGGACACGGGCAGACAGTGGAGCTTTGAGGGACGTGGATGTTGATAAAGGACACAGGTTTATTGAGAGTGGAAGATAAGGGTTTTCTAATTTtacgccgaaaatatttttcccaaatgacttttttttttaactgtaagtACTTGAGTATTGTTGTAAAACTAACGTAACCGAAGCTTtagggttctacaggatagtcctgaaatatagcCTGAATAATTTCGTTTCAGAAAAAATATCGTTGGTCCTCATggaacagttgggaaatgaatcgtttgacagaaagaaagaaaataatttatttataacagcagtgaaaCATTACacagattagaaaaaaaaaatacataaaaagtttttttttgtcttttggGAAAGATATTTTCAGCGAAAAACCAGGGTTTCATAAATTAGATATCCAAACACAGGGGAACACGAGTATCTAGATCAGTGAGTCACAATTTTAACTGAGTAATCGTACAATTTCTCGCCTCGCTAAAGTTTAGTAAATATGTAAGGTAGACCAACTAAGCTTACCACTTTTCAACCTTAATGACATGCAAATAGAAGCGGAAACGGTTAAAATCACTTACGAGGCCGACTAAACATCATACATAgtgaaatgaaatgtaaataaTCTTTATAAATTCTAGCATTTTTCTGCGTCTTGATCAACAATGAACTCGATATGTTCTTTGTATCTCAAAACCAGACACTGTTTActtcgttatttatttttctttaaaagttaTAGATTTTATTTAAGAAACTCTGATGGATATTGCTCGTATATTTCTGATACCCCGTACATAATCAGCACTGGAACGGGCCAAATGTTTTCTATTTCAAAGAGTTTTCGGTAATGTAATTGGTCACTTTAAGTGTCGATTTAGATTCCGGAAAAATATATACGACGAagagcgagtgaagcgagtgCGACGCGACAACGGGCGGTGAAGCGTCAGGATCTAATTTAGTTAGGTAACAATTCGACCCCTGCCAGTACTGGTTATGTACGTGGAACAAGGGAATAAATATGCGTTACAAATAATAGCGTTTTgtctatttattaaatataccaTAAGCATACAATAAAtgtcattatttttacgttcAGTGTCTATCAGAGTTCATTATTAGACTAAGTTTAGGATTCGTGTGCAATTGTAATGATGCTAGTGGTAATATTTGCAGATTATTTCGCCCAAATGTCGAACTCAGAAAGGTCCTTTTTGACTTGATACTAACCTATACAATCCACAAGCCCAATTCAACATTTCGATTTTACATGCCATTCTTCTTCTTAAAGCCTTATTACTTTAGTTACATTACTGGAGGTTGGCCGTTAGCTCTGAAAATGTCTCCCTGTCTTGAGCCATCTGGATTGAGCAACAGCTCAGCACTGCTGATGCCGGTCCACTCCCTTATATTTCGCAGCCATGATGTCTTCCGCCTTCCAGGGCACCGTTTTCCCTGTATTTTGCCCATCAACATTAGCTGCAGCAGCTGATATCTGTCATTCATGGCCCATATTCGATTTTGCATTATAATGCCATAATGTAGTGTACACAGTTTTGGTATCTTACTGGATACACTGGATAAAGAACGTGTTAAATATTGACTTTTCTGAGCGCGGCAGTTAGTCTTGTCGCAACTGGTGCGCCGCGGCATTTGATGTGTTTGACGGTGGCTTCGCAATGACTGCCAAAGGGTGGAACTGATGGAGTCACGGCTTACTGCACTTAAATTAGTGTACTGGTGCAAGATGTTTGGTTCTACATTCATTGTGCCCTATGAGCCAGTCTTCTGGCAACACTGAAAACCACTACAGGACAAAAACTCGTCCAATAGACTATTTACATTTGTGATagaataaatagatatttatgatTTACTCTTGTTGTAGACTTGCTTTGCTGTATTTATGACGTTAAGTATATACCTGGCAAGACGGGGGGGGGCACTGTCCTGCACGCAGATTAAGTAAATGAGGGAGACAGTGCATTCTTTCGCTCCCTGCCGTCTCGGCTAGATATAAATTTAGCATGAGATTGGAAACCTACGTCGTTACACAAATTCTCCTTTATTTAGGCTGTGGTTTCTTAAAAGTAAAACTCAGAATATGAAATTCCTGCAGATTAGTGTCAAAAACTAATCATGCAAGAGCGAGAGAGCATTACGAAAGAACATTTTACTCGCTCGTTTTGATCTCGAATTTCATTTTTGAGTTTATTATTGTAGGTTTCATAATGATTGAAGCCAATGAACTTGAGACATAGCAGGGAATCGTTTatgatttgatgtaaaaatcaatttgtaaataaaacatgtgAAATATAGATTGGTAAGATAAatctctttaattttatttctcatttcttCCTATTGGTCCTTGTGAAAGGGGGCTTACTCTAAAGTTGAATAGCTGATTAATTTTTGCTAAACACTCACTGCTCGCGGTGCCCTAGGTCACACTGGCCTGCTAGGAACACACACGAGTGGTGCGTTACGTAGACTACTTACTAACTATTAGAATGAAGAATCCCGGGAGCAGTGTCTGCCTTCAGATTAAGCCAGGTCTCCACTGAGCAAGCCGCCTCGCGCGGCAAGCTCATGACGCATGATTTTGTTCGACACGGCTCAAAATCCCACCGAAAACGGCTGCCGCGCGAGGCGTCTCGCTCAGTGGACACCCGGATTTAGTATAGTGTGGAGAAGGGCTACAAGCCACATAGAGAGAAATCCATCCAGGCAGATGGATGGAGTAGGCATCCTGGGCACCGAAgttacagtcaaggaaactgaattgtgtaccagggtggaacctttgtgctactgatgtcatgttGATATCCAATAGGTCAGTTATAGAAATAAtactgaaattgattattaaaaagtttccTCGACTATACTTCACACAATAGTGTTTCTTCAACTCATCGGTGTAATCTTCACGTGAAAACTATCACATGCTGTCCATCCTTTCTAGTTGCTCAATCTTCCGCGCGATGTCTTCGGCAGAGAATATGAAGTTCATGGCTGGTTTCTGTTCGGGCTCGTCTGGCTCCTTCTGGGATTTCTGTAAAGGCATTCAATAGTGACACTTCAGTAAATAAATGCACAGTAATCATGGATAAATGTTTCCGATTTCATAGTCACATAAATTTAGTTAACGCTTTTCCAGCGAGTACACAAATATTTGaccttgctaaatttacaatatggtacaaaataacTTGATGttatattattcgtttttaaagtaATCTCTCACAGGTCAACAATATAAAACTGATTCATTTTGTGGTAGCGTAGctttgtaggtatctaaattCGCCTGGCCTGGAAAAGGGTAAAAGTTATAAGCGAAtggaatataattttttttataatgggaACATCTTGAAAGTAACAgaacaaaactaaataaaatgaaCTAGTTCCTTTCAGTCAGCGTAGGGAATATATTCCCAACAATTATTAGTTCTCGAATTACTCAAGCCGAGTGGCCGCGAATATGATGTCTTGTATATGAGCAGTTAGTAGCGAAAGGGATCATTATTGGAGCGTTTATTCCGTACGATTTTCGTGGGCGCATTTAGTTGACATGATAGAAGactctgttacagtttccaggtcaTCCAGTAAAAGTACAGGAcgacaaaaaaataatggaaaatgtcatcaaattctacagcctgttcacaaaaaaatgtgaccacgaaaatgaggtaGTTGAAATGCTAAAACATACCCAAAACTCAGCATACTCCGGCGAGATGGCCTCCAGATACGCGATCCGGTCTTCCATAGCCTTCAGCCTCTTATAGATGTCGGGCGCCACCGGCCCTATGTTGAGGAACTTTTCTACGCTGAGCACGCGCTCGGCGATGGCGGCGGGCAGGCCCGACGCCGTGGGCACGCCCGAGGCTGGCAGGCCCGACGCCGCGGGCTCCGGCTGGCTGAAGTCAGAGACCGTTTGGGGGCCCCACTCGTTGCACACCTTGCGGACTGGAAGTTTAAATTGTTAGTAACACTGTGAAATTGTTATtcgggtcattattcgagcgatTATTCCTTTTCACTTTCGAGGGCACGTTTTTGTTGACATGATAGAAGGTTTTGTTACAGTTTCCACGTTATCTAGTAGAGTGCAGGACGTCTAAAAATTCACAGACTTGAAATACTAGGAGAAAAAATTATGGAAAATgacatcaaattctacagcccaaAAGCAAGCAAAGCGCAAAAGCAAAGGAATTGTTTCagttgtacagtcgccatcagatatttcggagcggccagggtggtcaaaaatatcggcacatgcactctattattaaggtattagagtcaTGTATTTTTGACCATGGCTGcgccgaaatatctgatggcgactgtacagcccattcataatcATTCAATTTCATGTTCACCGCCTCATATTCGCGGTCACTTCGGTTTCCAGtcacgctcgaataatgacccattGACTATCTAGATCTAGTATTCCAGTGCCAGTtatctacacaccaaatttcattacatattcgtccagccgttttagcgtaacAAACAGGCACGCACGCACTCATGCGCGCGCCCACACACATACAAAAATTTGTAGGACTAAGTTAAACAATAACCTAACTTTACAGCTTTATAGCTAAATGATCAAGCTAGGCAATCCGGTGGGTATCGAGTTGTCACGGCGCCACGCCACTGGTTCCTGGGCACACAACACATACAACGTCCAACCAGTTCAATGACGaatacacaaaataatttaataatttgctcgtttgccatccagtcgaataaaaaaaaacacgtcgatAGTACAATATAGCACTAACATTCTattactcaatactcaatattttattgcttttccacaatgtatggttacagatgttacaaagagattttgtgatcatcatggaccctgttgggcacagcaatatttatacaagagggcagcttttttttttttttgaaatatttgacaCATTTGGTTATCTCACTCACTCTTCAAATGTCCCTTAGAGTCGCTCCGCTTTACGAACTGCGTCCTCACCCTCGCGCAGGTATCCTCCGTCTGATCATCCTCCTTCCCCGGTATGAAGTCGTGTATGTTGCTGATGTTCACTTGCTCTCTCTTTCTCTCGATGAAGTTCTGTATGCGTTGCTGCAGTTCTTCATCGGAGACGTTTATTTGTATTAGGCTCTTGTCTATGTGGTCGACTGGGGGGGAGGGCGGGGGTACTGGGGCGCCTGAAAAAATATGAACTCCTGCTTATTATATTGgcatgcatttttagggttccgtacccaaagggtgccaacaggacactattactgagactccgctatctgtctatctgtctgttcgtccgtttgtcacagagatctatctcttgagtcgtaatatttacacacttgaaattttcacagattatggaTTACTGTGGccgccataacaacaaatactaaaaacagaataaagcaaatacaacaaacgtgtttttttttgcttgatattaaaacggcaacaggtagacgcttgtaATATTCACAGGATcattagttgtataatcactataaaaataaatcattaaattaaaataaaataaatatttaagggggctcccatacaacaaatttgtttttttgccgttttttttgcttatctcttaacctgtcctctcccagaggcacaaatttgtgcccaaattcctttgatcctgttatcctgggagatgacagattaatgttctatagataatggtacggaaccattcgtgcgcgagtccgactcgcacttgtttttattttatgagagggaggcaaacgaacATGCggtgcgggtcatctgatgggaaatgatcactaCTGCCCATGAATGAGTACCAAGTACTTACGCAATGGCTTTTTTAGGGGTTAGAAGGGCAGTGGGTTTGGATTATTCCACTGTGTGACTGAGCAATATCTATAGTTGTAAGATAATGGGTGAAAACAGTAGGTATACTGTCCTTGTTTATCTTTCGTGTATTAACATGAATAGAGTAAGACTAAAAGCCAGGatagaaataaacattttaagtgacatatttttgtttctttctcgtccttttaaaaaaatcaagatttgtaACTTTGTCTGTGAAAATGATAAGCAACTTAAAACCATGtcacattgacattgacaacctATTTCATCACACGTACCACTCTGCCTTGATCTGGTTTAATTTGACAAAGTACTAACTACTACTCTACTTTTGATTGAAGAAAAAAGTACCAAAGTGCTCAAAAATGGCCGAATGTACAATCAACAAATTTCTAAGCCACCATGGAACTTTATCTTAGTAAAAAAATGTCTATGACACTTATTGAATAATATACATGTCGTTATGACAAGGTTCTGTAGTGGcttaggaatcaaattggttgactatacCTCTACTATATTATGAGATATTTTTACGCAATATGTAGAATTTACAATGACGTAAATTGCAATATGATGCCTTTTGCTGTTAATGTTTGTTTTACATTCGACTCGGTTTCGAGTTGTATTAGtaaatatacctagtgccatccacgaagacgcgggattttgtaaaaaatagacattaatgacattgtaacaagagctacggcacgcgtcatcgtgaatgactctacctatacttgaCTCGTTTTCCTCAAAgtattttcatacctacttatgGCATTTTtaaggatgcgttgcgaggaatttaTTTGTCAtgtaccaatagaaacgtttcattacctatcctcgctcagagcagctctggtggaaacagcaaatgaagcgtttttttttggtaGCCTCGAGATCAGGTAAAAATACTCAGCCTTCTACCCAGGCCTCGTCAAATAAAATACGtgacaaataagtaacaaagcaTTTTATtggctataaaaaataatctaataaaACTCCACACAACCTGTAGTGCGTTAAACTAAATAACATAAAAGAAGATTACGTATAACAAAATAGATCTACAAACAACTTCACTTATTTATATGTTTCACACATACTTCGTGAAAGTAAACAAAAAGCCAGACATGTAAATATATACATAGTTGCAATAACAACGTGATAATACATGTACCATACAAATGAATATATATAGGCACGTAGATACAATGTATctcttgtattatttaaaagaaagtCTTAACTTAAATAACAAAAGCTACACAACAATGTTTATTGTCATATTATGACCTGCAGTTATGTACCAAAATTGCTTCAGAACTATATCACGAGTCGACTGTTTCATTTATTATTGTAGTTATTTCCACATAACAGTAAGCATCATATATCATAATTCATGCCATTGGATCCACAATTGCGTTCTATTCTATTGACTACTATCATGTTATTCGAATCGTCATCAATTGACACTACAAAAACACCTACTTCAACATCTTATATCTATCctcaaaatattgttaaaaatatacaacagttgaaaacaacataaaaaaaaactgaagcgTGTCACTTGAGAAATAACTATgaaataggtaagtaaataattattaaacttaAAGACTGTATTATTTATACTGGCTTAAGTCTTGCTTGAAGTGCGACTTAATAATAGGAGCTATAACAAGGTTAAACTAGAATAACAACATGCACAAATAAAGCAAAGAGTAAAATTATTATGCTTTCAGCGAGGTATTCAAAATGCACCTTAAATACGAGCGTAATAGATTTATTCGATGCAATCACATACTATAAGATGGGTGTAGAATTCACATTATTCACTGTCAGATTTGAAAGCATCgtgaattttaataaacatctcTGCACCACTCTGATTCCCGTGTCGTTTCCCCCCAGTAGAGACACGGTAATTACAATTAGACTGAGTGCACAGATGAATGCGACTGGCCGATCAGCCATTTTATTAATCTGTGCAATCAATTTACTTTCTGAGAGAGAGCTCTGCTCGGAGTTTATTTCCGCGATAGAAGCCGGAATAGGGCAGATGAAAGATTTTGCATAAATAAGATTTTGTTCAATATTTCATGCAAGCTTTTTTtcctgtacttgcattttcatgaaacctacataataatatgtcacaaatttcatgtcatctgaccactggaagtagaccaaaattaacttgcaagatgtgaggcaaaaaaataaatatacgacgtagaagttaaataaaagcttgtaaaaaaaggaaaatatttttaactaaaggTACATCCATACCATTATCAGTAATTAttgttttacatattttatttgctatctgttaactaattaaaaattactcgaATTTTAACTGAACAACATGATAGTTTCCTAATTTTATCGTGTTGCACAATGTTGCTCTACAAAAGTTGACTGCGGTGTGGATGCACCTTAAGATTTAAGAGCCATTTACCCTGCACACGCATTCACAACTCAGGACATTCGCCAGGTCAAACCTTCTGTCCGTTACTACAAGTTACATTTTTACTAGACCACGCACATTCGACGTTCTCCTTCCAGGCGGGCGCTGCGTCCGCGTAGACCTCTCGCTTCCACACGGGCACTTTGGCCTTTAGCAGATCGATGCAGAGAGAGACGGCGTCGAGGGACTCGCGCCGGTGCGGGCTGCTCACTGCGATCACCACGGACGCTTCGCGGCACGGCACGTTGCCTAGCCTGCAGACGATATATTTGTGATCAGCAAAATTTACAAATTATACTGAAACTAGAATatattgaaaatatatatataaaaattagaaaattataGCTTATGCCAGGAATTGAACCTGTAATGACTCCTCATCAATTCGGACTGCGTGCTTCACAATATAATACACAGCAGATTACACACAACTATTACGACACGTAAAAAGAGTCGTCTTATGaaaagtcttttttttatacagagaTTGCTTGAATTGAGGAGCTTGCGTTTGACCataatcacgcctgatggtaagcgaagatggTGACTAtaatggagcacgcttgccttaTCCTCATCCATCGTAGATTGGAATACGGCCAGATCGAAGCaatcagggaacacagacgcAAGCATTTGAAGATTTTTTGACGACTGGACagcttagtggttagagaacctaaacTTAACCACTAAGCTCGTAGTCAGTataaatatctgctccgaccgggaatcgaacactggaccttaagcttcgcagtcaggttctctaactggACTATCTGGTCGTCTATGGAGATGAAAGGAAGGTCAGCCTTGTGAATGAAAGCTGTGTTAGCTCTCGTTTGAACAAAGCTTTTTTCGACCAGGTATTTCTGCCTGACCGCCGCTGTAAGGCCCAGCACACACGGTGAAACGCAACTGCAACGAAACCCTTTTGAAATTATTGGTTTGAAACCAATTTCAATCGTTTTCCACACACGACGCAACCACTATGTGATAAAAATTTTCACAATCATTTCTGTTTTGAGAACAGACGTCTACAAAATATCTAGTTCAAGTGATGAAGAAGTTGTGGTTCTGTATTTGTATCTTCGACAAAAGTGGCGTAAACGCAGAAGTGTGTGGATACATCTCTACATTGAGATGAATATCAACTGGCGTATGTTTGTGGCTGCCAAATAATTACAAGAAACTGATAAAAAATTCATGGATTGTTATCGTATGAGCAAAAGTCAACTTCCAAcacaaatttaatgtttttttcaaaaatgtccgtaaaagttgacattattctttacatatcagaaggtgaagtgcatagtttatggtcagcaaaaattaaaaagttaaaaagattgcaggcgcgctagctcgacaataatgaattagcgcgcctgcaatcagtcacatttttttttaaagaaaaaggccatggaaatgttggcacaagtcgtatacagccaagtctaatcgcgggtatcagatattttgttggaactccggactttttctattgggtctgaaatagcttgtggtgttttcggtggaaaatacacctgcagtttatttttaatgaaaaaggcgggaaagcataagaaaaatagtggaataaaattaaattttataatatattttgagaaaaagtttattctatttcagaattattcaccatttttgagaaaagctttatattagtctcggctggaatagcaattgctggcttcgtattagttaaacggactcgcaagctcgtccgtttaatactcatactcagccagcaattgcctacttccaggccacgacaataatctactattatcttCGTCGTCAGCCACTTTATTGCACTGAAAATGGCGCCAAGCCGATAAAACGTAAACACGAGTTTCCTGCACGCCGGTTTCAATGCGACTGATTTGCAACGCGTTTCAAACCGGTTTCAAACTGGTTGCGTCACGTGTGTCCCTCAAAGAAGTCAATGGCATaaactcaataataataatatttatttcaaaactcaagGCTTCATATtaacaagacaacaatattttaaattacataatcacaatcaaaatcaaaataaagtaattacatGTCAGAGTTAGTAGTTAGTATATAGAGTTGCCTTACGTCTAGTGTTAGTATGCATTACTGCCTAATTATATGTAGAGCACTGCAGTGGTTGAGATACACTCCATCCAACCAAATTCATCCAAATGAAACTCAAAAGTAACTAGAAGTTGCAGTTTCGTTGTAGCTGCGTTTCACCGTGTAAGCCTAAGCTGAACCCGCAATAcaaccttttcacaataaaatacggtctaacgctagctgacgcggtttgcacggagggcgtggacgcctattgaaaaatagtatgaaagaaagaaagaaagaaaaacatttattcgtgacattttttacaaataaaagaaaaagaaaaaaggaaaaaaattttgtcacgaaatggtcccaactcagcatgatgtcaaccttgcggccgacgctggtcttccgttggaaccatttaagAGTTAAAAGAATACAACAACagtgaactcgacaactaaaacaattttttcacaatacacaaatctagtaatttacaacataaaaatataccttaactacacaaaatataaataaaagaaaaaagagaataatatgCACGTCTGTATAGGCCTATTGCCTTTGccaataattatgattatgagcagcactaactgcgcgcgtcgcgtacGACGGATTTTACATGCACTcgcgcccgcaggcgtgcgcccgctccggGCACCCGCAcaagctagcgtaggccctaaataTAGCAGTGACTTTCTAGACATGTAGGTACGTAGAATACATGCTCTATGTAATGTATAGTGGCCGATTGACACAAACTGTACTGGGGGGCGGTTTACCCGTAAGAATATCATTCTCTGGGTTATCTCGGCGCTACAAATGCCGATAAACTACTGATATGAACCACAACTAGAGTAGAGATAAGGTGGGTCAGGAGCATCGTTAAGAAGTcaatatcaaaacaaatgaGTTCAAGAGAATTCCATTAAATACGAgatttaagtcatcatcatcatatcatagatagatgtagcttcactgtgcatcctctatcgcatgtacaacggggagtgctccgaggagttgttcgggttgatccctgccgcatccttccgCCACCGCCCTACGCGACTatacttccatcctcaccatatagatggttggcagtcttctactgtgcgtttttccagtaatttcctgcctcgcacagcaaagctctggaatgaactatcgcctgtgGTATTCTCGGACCGATGCGACCTTCAAGCTTTcaaaaaaagagcgtactcctacctaaaaggccggcaacgcacttcaaactcaaactgacaacatttattgacaagaaaaacacactacatcacaacaaaaacacagtaaaaacataaataggagaagagaggaaaatacttgtgactcttctgttgttgcaggtgtccatgggcgactgtaatcgtttaccatcaggcgatccgtttgctcgttttccccctataccgtaaaaaaaaaacagccgtaggtcgtccactgttggacataggcctcccccatggatctccagttgcttcagttggaagcggcttgtatccaccgtgaacccgcggcttcaccaggtcatccgtccaggTGTTGCTGCGTCCTTTTTATTGATTGGACATTTTTCTTTCCGGATATTGCAAAGGAAATTGACATGTGAAGCAAAGTGCATTAGTGTCAGTTTACAATGAGCTGTCGTGTAACGTGTAATACACTAACAAATTACAGGATGTCAGTAATTTCATGGAAGTTGTCGAAATAACCGGTCACGACACGATACACTGAACAGCAACCATTACAGCGcagtaatatatttaatatctcCTTGGCTGTACGTAAATATATGttaaccccttattcataaacgacaatcaaacctattttagttaaaatgccgctaaaattcgtttgtccttatctgtcacttcgacatttgtatttgtcagaaagggacaaagcatttgttagttaacataggcttgttaagttttatgaataaggggatAGTCTATTGCGATTCGATGATCAATAACCGTTATTTGCGTAGTTCTACTAGCGCTTCTACATCGTGTCGTAGAAGTAttattatactagctgttgcccgcgactccgtccgcgtagagttcgtttatcgctatctagcgggaattatgcaattttccggaat
This region of Choristoneura fumiferana chromosome 11, NRCan_CFum_1, whole genome shotgun sequence genomic DNA includes:
- the LOC141432481 gene encoding molybdopterin synthase catalytic subunit-like, with protein sequence MDHLQLTADKLSVDAISELVVDDSCGAVSIFVGTTRDNFDGKKVLRLEYEAYEPMALKAMKAICTEIRDKWPAVHGIAIYHRLGNVPCREASVVIAVSSPHRRESLDAVSLCIDLLKAKVPVWKREVYADAAPAWKENVECAPVPPPSPPVDHIDKSLIQINVSDEELQQRIQNFIERKREQVNISNIHDFIPGKEDDQTEDTCARVRTQFVKRSDSKGHLKIRKVCNEWGPQTVSDFSQPEPAASGLPASGVPTASGLPAAIAERVLSVEKFLNIGPVAPDIYKRLKAMEDRIAYLEAISPEYAEFWKSQKEPDEPEQKPAMNFIFSAEDIARKIEQLERMDSM